In Labrus mixtus chromosome 11, fLabMix1.1, whole genome shotgun sequence, a single window of DNA contains:
- the lratd2b gene encoding protein LRATD2, which translates to MGNQVEKLTHLNYAEVPTSDPNGFEPDDDVPRIGVSYIFSNDDGDDDQDDHMDHFSSENHSVSHEEKPFDPQDELECAVYYREECVYERNTGDATHSAESLLNNCRPGDLLEFLATGQYPHWAVYVGDFQVVHLHRAEIKNNFLTDVSQGKKGRIVNGLYRYRALPPEVIVRNALDHVGSRDRELYWRNSECFAAWCRFGKREFKIGGEIRIGKQPYRLKLLFSEKKSHVLEFQSLEDVIMEKRRNDQIGKDAVMQELANHLNATHEIKDEDYVKC; encoded by the coding sequence ATGGGGAACCAGGTGGAGAAACTAACACATTTGAATTACGCAGAGGTGCCAACGTCGGACCCAAATGGGTTCGAACCGGACGACGACGTACCGAGGATCGGCGTCTCATACATTTTCTCCAACGACGACGGTGACGACGACCAGGATGACCACATGGATCACTTTTCCTCTGAAAACCACTCGGTTAGCCATGAGGAGAAGCCCTTCGACCCACAGGACGAGCTTGAGTGCGCAGTCTACTACCGAGAGGAGTGCGTCTACGAGAGGAACACCGGAGACGCCACTCACTCTGCAGAAAGTCTCCTGAACAACTGCAGACCCGGAGACCTGCTGGAGTTTTTGGCCACTGGGCAGTATCCTCACTGGGCTGTTTATGTCGGCGACTTCCAGGTGGTGCATTTGCACAGGGCTGAGATAAAGAACAACTTCCTCACCGATGTGAGTCAGGGCAAAAAAGGCCGGATAGTGAACGGCCTCTACAGGTACCGTGCGCTCCCGCCGGAGGTGATCGTGCGTAACGCCCTGGACCATGTTGGCtccagagacagagagctgtactggagaaactctgagtgctTTGCTGCTTGGTGCCGGTTTGGCAAACGGGAGTTTAAAATCGGAGGGGAGATAAGGATTGGAAAGCAGCCGTACAGGTTGAAATTACTtttttcagagaagaagagtcacGTCCTGGAGTTTCAGAGCCTAGAGGACGTGATCATGGAGAAGCGGAGGAACGATCAGATTGGCAAAGATGCTGTAATGCAAGAGCTTGCCAACCACCTGAACGCAACGCATGAAATCAAAGACGAGGATTATGTTAAGTGTTAA